The Brachyhypopomus gauderio isolate BG-103 chromosome 12, BGAUD_0.2, whole genome shotgun sequence genome window below encodes:
- the gnb4b gene encoding guanine nucleotide binding protein (G protein), beta polypeptide 4b, whose amino-acid sequence MSELEQLRQEAEQLRNQIRDARKACSDSTLSQITAGLDSAGRIQMRTRRTLRGHLAKIYAMHWGTDSRLLVSASQDGKLIIWDSYTTNKVHAIPLRSSWVMTCAYAPSGNYVACGGLDNICSIYSLKTREGNVRVTRELAGHTGYLSCCRFLNDEQIVTSSGDTTCSLWDIETGQQATTFTGHTGDVMSLSLSPDSRTFVSGACDASSKLWDVRDGMCRQTFTGHVSDINAVCFFPNGKAFATGSDDATCRLFDLRADQELMMYSHDNIICGITSVAFSKSGRLLLAGYDDFNCNVWDTLKGERVGVLAGHDNRVSCLGVTSDGMAVATGSWDSFLRIWN is encoded by the exons ATGAGTGAACTGGAGCAGCTTCGACAGGAAGCTGAGCAGCTTCGCAATCAAATCCGG GATGCCAGAAAGGCTTGTAGTGACTCCACCCTCTCACAG ATAACAGCTGGTCTGGACTCAGCTGGAAGGATACAGATGAGGACCAGACGCACACTTAGAGGCCATCTTGCCAAAATCTATGCCATGCACTGGGGCACTGactcgag GTTACTTGTCAGTGCTTCCCAAGATGGTAAATTAATCATATGGGACAGTTACACAACAAACAAG GTGCACGCCATCCCGCTGCGTTCCTCCTGGGTCATGACCTGCGCATACGCGCCCTCCGGCAACTACGTGGCCTGCGGAGGCCTGGACaacatctgctccatctacagCCTGAAGACCCGCGAGGGCAACGTGCGCGTCACCAGAGAGCTGGCGGGACACACGG GGTATTTGTCGTGCTGCCGCTTTCTGAATGATGAGCAGATCGTCACCAGCTCTGGAGACACCACGTG CTCACTGTGGGACATTGAGACGGGCCAACAGGCCACTACCTTCACAGGCCACACTGGCGACGTGATGAGTCTGTCACTCAGCCCCGACTCCAGGACGTTCGTCTCAGGTGCCTGCGATGCTTCCTCCAAGCTGTGGGACGTCCGCGACGGCATGTGCAGACAGACTTTCACGGGCCACGTCTCGGACATCAACGCCGTCTGC TTTTTCCCCAACGGGAAGGCCTTCGCCACAGGCTCGGACGACGCCACCTGCAGGCTGTTCGATCTGCGCGCTGACCAGGAGCTCATGATGTACTCCCACGACAACATCATATGCGGCATCACCTCCGTGGCCTTCTCAAAGAGCGGACGCCTCCTGCTGGCCGGCTACGACGACTTCAACTGCAACGTCTGGGACACGTTGAAGGGCGAACGCGTAG GTGTCCTTGCCGGTCATGACAACAGGGTCAGCTGCTTGGGCGTGACCAGTGACGGCATGGCTGTGGCCACGGGCTCGTGGGACAGTTTCCTCCGAATCTGGAACTGA